ATAGAGAGAGCTTTGAAATGTAGTTTTCTGGGTTACATTGGATATATCTATGATACAGATATGGACAACATCCCTTCTACGGCTATTATGCTGTTGGAGGGATTTTTTTTTATGTGCCAAGGGAATGATTATGAGATGTTTGTGGACAAAACTAAAATGATATTCGAGCGAATAAGGAAATGGATGCTTAATATATCTTTTCTATTATGTAAATACATGGTCACCAAAAGTAGAAAAATGTTGAATAATAGGTCTTTTTGTGGTTTCATAGGAAAGGTGAATTCTGGAAAAGAAGCATATGCATGACTCAGGAGGGAAAGACAACGTGGAAGAGAAACAAGGAGTTAAAATCGGTATGCCGATCATTGGTGGCTTAATTGCAGCCATTCTGGGAGGCATTGTATGGGCAGCTATTGCTGCAATGACCGATTATGAGGTGGGATTAATTGCGATTCTGATTGGAGCGCTCACGGGTTACGCAGTTGTGTTGTTCTCCAATAAACAAATTGCGACGGTACATAAGATTATTGCTGTACTGTTTGCGCTTGTTGGCATTTTGTTGGGGAAATATCTGACGGTCGTATATTTTACTTCCGAACTGTTTGGTGATGTAAGCGTGATGGAACTTGTGTTTGATAGCGAGATGATCAGTGCGTTTGTGGAAACCTTCCAGGAGTATTTCAGTCAACCGATTGATTTGTTATTCATCGTGCTTGCGATTGTGTCTGCATGGCAGATTCCTGGCCGGATGGCGAGAACCAGTCTAGCTACGGATGCATCTTCATCGGATCACGCACCAAGAGCTTAATCGGATAGACGGTGGACGCTGGCAGCAAAATGAAGAATGTTTGACAGAAGAAACTTAATGCTCATCATCCTAAGCACTTATGAAGTTATATCGAAGGACTGGGAGCAGAAGAAAAACGTAGTAAAGAGCATCTACTTTAAAAGATATTTATTAAGTACTCAGAGTGAGCAGCAGTTAGGCATGTTCACATTGCGGCTGAGTTACTTGCATACATAAAAGGGACGATACGCCTGAGGGTGTACGTCCCTTTTGTGTATCCACCAGGTAGTAGGGGGGGATATGGCTCATAACTTTTGCAACAATTCGGATCGATTTAAATTACTTACCACATAACCCTAGTAAATATCCAGCATGTTCATAAGGTTAATTAGAAGAACGATATGGTCACCTCAGGTGGTAGGTTCAAATATCCGAATGGTCATTTACAGCGAATAAAGCTGATGACGAGAGATTACTTTTACCACTAGAGGACAGAGCTCTAAGTTCCAGACTATCGTTTACAGTACACATCTGACGACAATGAGAGTTTAATAATACTGTATGTGGTTGAAGACAGGGCTATATTATTTGTTTTGGTCAGCAAATACAGCCATAGCATCTCTCATAAATACTGCCAAACCATCGCCAAACTGATCAATATTACGCGTGAAGCGTTCATCGTCCACGTACATCTGACCAAGTCCTCTGAAGGCTTCAGGTGAGTAGCTTCCCATTTGGTTTAGACAGGTGTACCATTCTTGAATACCGGCCTGTGCCTCGGCAGATGCTGGTTCTGTGTGACGAAGTGAAGCCAGATGTTTGTAGATCCCGTTCATTTGATTGGATAGAGCCTTCTGATCTGTGGTTGATTTACTGTGCAGCTTCTGATTTGCGTGATCGACGGCATGGTCTCCCCAACGTTCCCGCGCTTCTTGTTCATACGGATTCTGGCTAAAATCAAATCCTTCGAATTGTTCTTTGGCTGTCATTTTAATCTCTCCTCTCACGTGTAAAACCGTTCTATCAATAGTAGCAATCATCTGGTCCAAGCGTTGGCGCTTCTCCAGCAGTATGAGTCTATGCATTTTAAGTGCTTCTTCCGGATTGAAGGAGGGGTTGGTTATAATGTTTTTGATCTCCTTCAGAGAGAAGTCGAGTTCCTTGAAAAACAATATCTGCTGCAACCGTTCCAGATTGGCATCTGAATATAATCGATATCCGGCAGAAGTTACTTTGTCCGGTGTTAATAGTCCGATCTCATCATAGTGATGCAGTGTGCGCACACTGATCGAGGCAAGATCGGCAACCTCTTTTACCTTCATGGCCATGTGTGAAACCTCCTTACAACACCGATTGTACAGTGTGACGTTACGTGAGAGTCAACTGTTGAAAATGAAAAAATAAGATGCGAGCATGGAAGCTGCATCTTGATCATGGATTGGTGACTGGATGTGAATAGGTGTGAATAGATGTGATGAAATTATTGTATCATTCAGTCACTGTAGGGGAGCGGCTGCGCTTCTAAGTCGAAGACATAGACTGCCGCGCCGCAGGGGGGAGGCTCCTCTGTTATGGAGAGGAGCGTGAGCAGTTGTGGGTTGCACCATGTATGCGGTGCAGCCCACGGGGCTGGCAGTGCAGGGAAGCAGGGCTACGCCTGCATCCCGCGCACTGCCGCAGCGAACTGCGCAGCCGCTGCGCGCACGTCGGCCGCGCCCGCGATGGCGGAGATGACGGCTACGCCGTCGGCTCCAGCCGCCATCACGGCGGCCGTGGTATCGGGCGTAATGCCGCCGATACCCACAATCGGAACTGCGATGCCTGCGGCGCGCAGTTCCGCCACCCCTGCGGGGCCCAGCACAGCGTGGGCATCCGCTTTGGAGCGCGTCGGGTACATGGGCCCGACGCCAAGGTAGTCGGCGCCCGCCTGCACGGCACGGCGCGCCTCCTCCACAGAGTGGGCGGATACGCCAAGCATCCGCCCATCTCCAATGCGGGCGCGTACTAGCGCCGCGTCCGCATCTTCCTGGCCGACATGCACGCCGTCGGCCTCCACCGCTACAGCCAGCTCCACATCATCGTTCACGATGAACGGGACCCCGTGCTGGCTGCACACCTCGCGAAGCCGCATCGCAAGCGTGATGCGAGCTTCGTGAGCCAGGACGCCAGTTCCCTTTTCACGGAACTGGAACAGCGTAATGCCGCCAGCAATGGCCTGGCGCAGCACTTCCACAGGGTCTTGCTTTGTATTGACGCTGCCCATCACTAAATACACCTGCATCGCGCGTCGTACCGCTTCTGCATCCCAAGGGTGCATCACTGCTCACCCCGCTGTCTGCGCTGATACGCAAAATGATTTGTCGGCCCATGTCCGGCCCCAATCCCCAACTCATCTTCGATGGCTGCCTGAATGAATGCTCGCGCGGTCATAACGGCAGAAAGAACAGGTGAACCCTTTGCTAACTCTGCGGTGATCGCAGCAGAGTACGTGCATCCTGTTCCGTGTGTATGATGTGTTACCACACGAACATTCTCCAGGTAATGAAAAGACTGCCCATCGTAGAGCACATCCACGATCATACCACTTCCTTCATCATGACCACCTTTGACCAAAGCATACGTTGAGCCCATCTGTACAATCCGTCTTGCGGCTTCTTCCCGCTGATTCATATTCGTGATGGACATTTCGGTAAGTAGTTCCGCTTCCGGAATATTAGGTGTTGTGATCAGGGCATGGGGCAACAGCTCCGTAATCAACGCCTGTACAGCTTCCTGCTGGAGAAGGGAGGCGCCACCTTTGGCTACCATCACGGGATCGATGACCAGATTAGACCAACGATATTGCTGCCATTTCTCAGCGACTAGACGAATAATCTCGGCACTATATAACATGCCGGTCTTCGTTGCGGTTGGTTGAAAGTCTTCGCCGGTCGAGTCCAATTGCTGGGCAATGCCATCGTAAGAGATGGGGAAGACGCCCTGCACACCTGTTGTATTTTGGGCAGCAATAGCGGTAATAACCGTCATACCGTATACCCCAAGCTCCTGGAACGTTTTCAGATCGGCCTGAATTCCTGCGCCGCCCCCGTTATCGGAGCCTGCAATGGTTAGCGCTTGAGCAATGCTCATATTGCACCTCCATGGATCTGACGGATCTGTGCGCGTTCTGCCAAGAGGTCTGGTGTTACTTGTGCCAGTTGATTCAACAATTCAATCTGGAAGCTGCCCGGCCCCTGATGAGCTGTCCGCTCTGCCGCCAGTTCAGCTGCTACACCATAAAACGCGAGCGCTTCAACAACACTGCCTAGAAGATCGGCTCCTGATTCCGCTATGGCTGTAAAAGCGCCAATCACTGAACTGAGCAGACAGCCAGCACCTGTGACCTGAGTGAGCAGGGCATGACCATTACTCGTGAGGAATGTGGATTGTCCATCAGTAATAATATCTTCTTTTCCGGTAATGACCACGACACAGCCAAGTTTATGCGCTGCCCGCTCCGCAATGCCGATTCGGTCGCCTTCACCTGATCCTGCGTCCACACCTTTGATACTCCAGCTCTCACCGATGACATTGGCGACCTCTGCCACATTGCCGCGCAGTACTGTGAGACGAAGTTCACGAATGAGCATCTGCACGGTTTCCGTGCGATAAGTGGTTGCGCCAGCTCCAACCGGATCAAGCACCACAGGCACGTGATGCGCATTAGCCGATTGGCCTGCCAGACGGATCGCCTGAACGACTTTGTCATCGAGAGTACCAATGTTGAGTACTACAGCTCCTGACATCTTGGCGACATCAGCGACCTCTTCATGAGCATAGGCCATAAAAGGGGACGCACCTAGTGCAAGCAGACCATTGGCTGTGAAGGGAGCCACGACAAGGTTGGTGATATTGTGTACCAGCGGATTTTGCGTACGAACACGTTTCAGATAAGACATATAATTTCCTCCTTGTTATGAAGTAAACCCCATCGGTAGAAGACCGGTATGAAGGGTCACTCAGCAGAATAATAGGATATGAGTCTCCTTGTTGAGTTGGGGTGCAGAGTCTAACAACAGCCAGATCATTAATGCGGGAAAAGCAGAAACGTAAAATCTAAATCATTTACTCTCCTTGCAGAGTAATAAAAGCATCCTCGGCTTTCACCGATTCAGGAATCAAATCCTTTTCAACGAGCCATGCACGTACATTCTCCCACGACTCCATCTCCTGCCGACCAAATGGTTGGCCTTCTTCATTCATGAGTGGTAGCAGAATTACCAGGCTTTTAGTTTCGATCTCCGGGTCAAGCGGTGATGTTTCATTCTCATGAGCGAGCAGAATACTCAAGGCTTCTTCTGGATGCTCAGTCACATATTTCTGTCCTTCCTGGACCGCTTTGACGAACCGGGTAAGTTGGTCTTTTTTCGCTTCAATGCCAGCTTCACTTGCAGTCAGGACCAATTCATAATAATCAGGCACACCATAATCGACGGGGTTAATCAATTTCATGGCATGTCCTTCTTTCTCCAAAATCAATTGTTCATGGTTAATAAAACCACCCATAATCGCATCCGCTTGTCCGGAAGCCAGCGAAGGAATCAGATCGAACCCAACGTCGACCAGATTTATGTTGTCGGAATTGCCGCCATCCTTACTGATCATCGTGCGTACCATCGCTTCGTACAGAGGAATGGAGGAATAACCAACAGTCTTTTCTTCAAGATCTTTGGGTGAACTTACGTTGCCATTCGCTTCGGTCAACAGATGCACTAGGGGGTGGCGAACAACAGCAGCAATGGAACGTACAGGAATGTTCTCGCCACGAGCGAGCAAAATTTGGGGCTGGTAGCTTAGAGCCAGATCAATTTTTCCGGCAGCAACAAGTTTGAGTGAATCATTGGTATCCGCAGGCATCTGAATTTCGACATCCAGACCTTGATCTGCAAAGTATCCTTTTTCTTGAGCGACGTAGATGAAGGAATGTACTGCATTCGGGTACCAGTCGAGCATGATGGACAGTCTATCTTTGGCGTCTGATGCTGGTTCGGTTGCAGACTTGTCTATTTGTTGTGCATGGGTTGCAGAGTCTGTTGTTGGCGTGTTTTTGCTGGTATTCGTGGTGCTGCATCCGCTAACGATCAGCAAAAGGCTAATGAGCATGATGGGAAGCAGGGAGTATATACCTTTGTTATTCATAAATGAAGTTCCTCATTTCATCGTTTTGTTTACATCTAATTTCTGTCTAAGTATTATCCAACTTTTCTTTTGCCTCCATGTCCATGCCGCCGTATGCTAAATCGTTTCTCTAGCCAGGCAATCAGTACAAACAAAACGATTCCAAGCAGGGATAACAGCAAAATGGCGGCAAACATCGCATCCGTGTTCATGTTGCTGGACATGCGGCGGCTGAAGTATCCGAGACCTTTGCTGCCACCGAGCCATTCGCCAATCGTTGCCCCAACCACGCAGTACACCACAGACATCTTTAACCCCGAGAAAAAAGAGGAAAGTGCCAGTGGAATCTGGAGTTTGCAAAAAATATCCCACTTGCTGGCGCCCATGGTGAGCAAAAGTTCACGCTGCTCCGGATCGCCTTGGCGGAGTCCATCATAGGTACTGACCACAATGGGGAAGAACGCGATTAGGAACACCACGGCGACTTTGCTCCACAACGTATAGCCAAACCACAGGATGAACACGGGAGACAAGGCAATCAGCGGGATGGTCTGACTGATTACGATGAAGGGATACAAGGCCTTTTCAATCGATCGGTTCATATGCATGCCTGTTGCCAGCGTAATTCCAGTCACTATGGACAAGACAAAACCAACAACAACCTCCATAAAGGTAGCAGGCAGATGGATGGTCAACAGCAGACGGCGATGTTCAACCAGTGAGCTTGCGATGGCCGTGGGTGCAGGAATGATGAAGGAGGGCACCCATCCCATACGCACAATCACTTCCCAGATCGCCATTAATAAGAACATGAGCATAATAAACAAACCATATTGGGAAAACGACCTCGAGAGCCACTTTAAACACCACGTCCAAACGCTAACCTCAGCTCTATCATTTTGCATGTAATTGTTCCTCCAGTTGTCGTCTCATCTGCACGAGAGCCGGTTGGTAGATCATGTCCGAATGCCTTGGGCGTGGTAAAGGAACTGTCATCTCCCGCAACTGCTGACCTTGCCTTCCTGGAGTTAACAGAATGATACGGTCACTTAACAGCAGGGCTTCTTCAATGTCATGTGTAATGAACAGCACGGTTTGTCCAAAGTCCTCCCACAGCTCCAACAACCAGCGATGCATTTCTCGTTTGGTTAAGGCGTCGAGTGCACCGAAGGGTTCATCCAGTAACATGAGCTGCCCGCCTGTAAGCAAGGTACGCAGCAATGCCACCCGCTGCCGCATGCCGCCGGATAACTCATCTGGATAGGCCTGCTCATAACCGGACAAGCCGAACCTTGCCAATCCTGCGATGATATCGGCTCGCAGCTTCTCCTTGTTCTGTCGGCCTGGTGCAAGCTCGGCAGGCAGCATGCAGTTCTCCATGACGGTACGCCAGGATAACAGCAGATCTTTCTGCGGCATATAAGCGACTCGTCCGAGCCGTTGTCCTTGCGGTACATCAGCTATATCGATGGTGCCAACGGTTGGCTCAAGCAAGCCTGCGAGCAGCTTGAAGAGTGTGCTTTTACCTGATCCGCTGGAGCCGATGAGCGAGACAAATTCTCCTTGTTGAACCTGAAGCGACACATTGGCGAGCACGGGTGAATCCTTTTTTTCAGGAAAAGCGAAGCTAACGTTGTGAATGGTTACATGGTTGTTCATCTGATCCTCCCCCCTTGATGTCAGACTGCTGGAATAACAACGGCATCCTGTACTCTGCAAAAGGAACAAAAAAGACCCACCCATTTCCGGAGAAATGAGTGGGTCTGTAAGTTAAATCCGCAATTTATCTTCACATTCATGAAAAAATTCCGCTTACTAAAAGGCCGCTCCACTTCCCTCCGCTGGTATGATCCAGATCAGGTTCAAAGGGTCCGAATAGTCATATTCGTCTCAGCCGCAAGGCTCCCCTAGTGCAAAAGTTCAAGATATGCAGTTGTCTGTTCAGCATATATCACTCGAACATGAACTGTAAAGAGGCAGCATGATGGAATTCTTGAGATGAACTTGGAGCCAGAGCCGAACAACTGAACAATTTACCTTGGCTCATGAACCCGATATAATAGTGGTGGCGCATATTGGCCGGATCACAAATGCAGGTGGGATTGTTCTCCCTCCTAGGCAGAATGGGGACCCGAGTTGAAAACGTTCAAAAAAGTATATATTGAGATCACAAGTATCTGTAATCTGGCGTGCAGCTTCTGTCCTCAGACGCAGCGTGCCAAAGGATTCATTGACCCTGAAGTCTTCAACAATATACTGGATCAAGTTAAACCACACACCAATCATATTTATCTACATGTCAAAGGCGAACCCTTGTTGCACCCCAAAATAGATCTGCTGCTTGATTCCGCACATGAGAAGGGACTCAAGGTGAACATTACAACGAATGGTACACTCTTGCCCAAGACTCAGCATAAATTGCTTGGCAAACCGGCGCTGCGGCAGATGAATTTCTCCCTGCACAGCTTCGATGGGCATGAAGGTTCAACAGACCGTGACGGATACCTGCGTCATATTTTGTCCTTTGTACACGAGGCCGTTAAGCACAATGTCATCATCTCATTCCGACTGTGGAATCTGACGCAGGATAACTTCACAAATGCTCAGATGAATCGAAATCGGGAGACCCTTGAAGTGTTGGAACGTGAGTTCAATCTGGACTTCCGCATTGAGGAAAAAGTGGTTCCAGGCAGCGGGGTCAAAATTGCCCGAAATGTATATCTGAATCAGGACCATGAGTTCCAGTGGCCGAGTCTGGATGCACCTGAAGATGACGGCAAAGGTTTTTGCCATGCATTGCGTGGTCAGGCAGCTGTGCTTGTGGATGGAACGGTGGTTCCATGCTGTCTCGATGGCGAGGGTGTGATTAACCTTGGTAATGTGCACGAGAAGTCATTCTCGGAGATTATTGAGGGTGAGCGAGCGAACAATCTGGTATA
This Paenibacillus xylanexedens DNA region includes the following protein-coding sequences:
- the thiD gene encoding bifunctional hydroxymethylpyrimidine kinase/phosphomethylpyrimidine kinase — protein: MSIAQALTIAGSDNGGGAGIQADLKTFQELGVYGMTVITAIAAQNTTGVQGVFPISYDGIAQQLDSTGEDFQPTATKTGMLYSAEIIRLVAEKWQQYRWSNLVIDPVMVAKGGASLLQQEAVQALITELLPHALITTPNIPEAELLTEMSITNMNQREEAARRIVQMGSTYALVKGGHDEGSGMIVDVLYDGQSFHYLENVRVVTHHTHGTGCTYSAAITAELAKGSPVLSAVMTARAFIQAAIEDELGIGAGHGPTNHFAYQRRQRGEQ
- the thiE gene encoding thiamine phosphate synthase produces the protein MHPWDAEAVRRAMQVYLVMGSVNTKQDPVEVLRQAIAGGITLFQFREKGTGVLAHEARITLAMRLREVCSQHGVPFIVNDDVELAVAVEADGVHVGQEDADAALVRARIGDGRMLGVSAHSVEEARRAVQAGADYLGVGPMYPTRSKADAHAVLGPAGVAELRAAGIAVPIVGIGGITPDTTAAVMAAGADGVAVISAIAGAADVRAAAAQFAAAVRGMQA
- a CDS encoding ABC transporter permease, whose protein sequence is MQNDRAEVSVWTWCLKWLSRSFSQYGLFIMLMFLLMAIWEVIVRMGWVPSFIIPAPTAIASSLVEHRRLLLTIHLPATFMEVVVGFVLSIVTGITLATGMHMNRSIEKALYPFIVISQTIPLIALSPVFILWFGYTLWSKVAVVFLIAFFPIVVSTYDGLRQGDPEQRELLLTMGASKWDIFCKLQIPLALSSFFSGLKMSVVYCVVGATIGEWLGGSKGLGYFSRRMSSNMNTDAMFAAILLLSLLGIVLFVLIAWLEKRFSIRRHGHGGKRKVG
- a CDS encoding radical SAM/SPASM domain-containing protein, with translation MKTFKKVYIEITSICNLACSFCPQTQRAKGFIDPEVFNNILDQVKPHTNHIYLHVKGEPLLHPKIDLLLDSAHEKGLKVNITTNGTLLPKTQHKLLGKPALRQMNFSLHSFDGHEGSTDRDGYLRHILSFVHEAVKHNVIISFRLWNLTQDNFTNAQMNRNRETLEVLEREFNLDFRIEEKVVPGSGVKIARNVYLNQDHEFQWPSLDAPEDDGKGFCHALRGQAAVLVDGTVVPCCLDGEGVINLGNVHEKSFSEIIEGERANNLVYGFSKREAVEELCRKCGYRQRFGA
- a CDS encoding MerR family transcriptional regulator → MAMKVKEVADLASISVRTLHHYDEIGLLTPDKVTSAGYRLYSDANLERLQQILFFKELDFSLKEIKNIITNPSFNPEEALKMHRLILLEKRQRLDQMIATIDRTVLHVRGEIKMTAKEQFEGFDFSQNPYEQEARERWGDHAVDHANQKLHSKSTTDQKALSNQMNGIYKHLASLRHTEPASAEAQAGIQEWYTCLNQMGSYSPEAFRGLGQMYVDDERFTRNIDQFGDGLAVFMRDAMAVFADQNK
- a CDS encoding ABC transporter ATP-binding protein, with protein sequence MNNHVTIHNVSFAFPEKKDSPVLANVSLQVQQGEFVSLIGSSGSGKSTLFKLLAGLLEPTVGTIDIADVPQGQRLGRVAYMPQKDLLLSWRTVMENCMLPAELAPGRQNKEKLRADIIAGLARFGLSGYEQAYPDELSGGMRQRVALLRTLLTGGQLMLLDEPFGALDALTKREMHRWLLELWEDFGQTVLFITHDIEEALLLSDRIILLTPGRQGQQLREMTVPLPRPRHSDMIYQPALVQMRRQLEEQLHAK
- a CDS encoding ABC transporter substrate-binding protein; translation: MNNKGIYSLLPIMLISLLLIVSGCSTTNTSKNTPTTDSATHAQQIDKSATEPASDAKDRLSIMLDWYPNAVHSFIYVAQEKGYFADQGLDVEIQMPADTNDSLKLVAAGKIDLALSYQPQILLARGENIPVRSIAAVVRHPLVHLLTEANGNVSSPKDLEEKTVGYSSIPLYEAMVRTMISKDGGNSDNINLVDVGFDLIPSLASGQADAIMGGFINHEQLILEKEGHAMKLINPVDYGVPDYYELVLTASEAGIEAKKDQLTRFVKAVQEGQKYVTEHPEEALSILLAHENETSPLDPEIETKSLVILLPLMNEEGQPFGRQEMESWENVRAWLVEKDLIPESVKAEDAFITLQGE
- the thiM gene encoding hydroxyethylthiazole kinase; protein product: MSYLKRVRTQNPLVHNITNLVVAPFTANGLLALGASPFMAYAHEEVADVAKMSGAVVLNIGTLDDKVVQAIRLAGQSANAHHVPVVLDPVGAGATTYRTETVQMLIRELRLTVLRGNVAEVANVIGESWSIKGVDAGSGEGDRIGIAERAAHKLGCVVVITGKEDIITDGQSTFLTSNGHALLTQVTGAGCLLSSVIGAFTAIAESGADLLGSVVEALAFYGVAAELAAERTAHQGPGSFQIELLNQLAQVTPDLLAERAQIRQIHGGAI